A genome region from Desulfonatronum thiosulfatophilum includes the following:
- a CDS encoding flavodoxin family protein → MTVSRPPLNGFAPYATGDFSSPAVISCSPRSGGNSDDAAAFFREGIRQAGGRSQLFFLRDFSIHPCQGCIRCAQDPRGECYLSDQDQSAQLFQALLAAPSIFISSPIYFYHVPAQFKAWIDRSQSYYLRKENQDPVMQKLAARPAIINLVAGRPQGERLFEGALLTLKYFLKTFNFHIQEQHVFRGIDNADDLRGRSDARETLISAGSHAWTQLSA, encoded by the coding sequence ATGACGGTTTCCCGCCCTCCCTTGAACGGTTTCGCCCCGTACGCCACGGGAGACTTTTCATCTCCAGCAGTTATCTCCTGCAGTCCTCGCAGCGGCGGAAACAGCGATGACGCCGCGGCCTTTTTCCGGGAGGGAATCCGTCAGGCTGGGGGCCGCAGTCAGCTCTTTTTCCTGAGAGACTTTTCCATTCATCCCTGCCAGGGCTGTATCCGCTGCGCCCAGGATCCCCGAGGCGAGTGCTATCTTTCCGACCAGGATCAAAGCGCACAACTGTTTCAGGCATTGCTTGCCGCGCCGAGCATCTTCATTTCCTCACCGATCTACTTTTATCATGTTCCCGCCCAGTTCAAGGCCTGGATCGACCGCAGCCAGTCCTATTATTTGCGCAAGGAGAACCAGGACCCGGTGATGCAAAAGCTTGCCGCCAGGCCTGCGATCATCAACCTCGTAGCCGGTCGCCCCCAAGGCGAACGTCTGTTTGAAGGGGCCTTGCTCACCCTCAAGTATTTTCTGAAAACCTTCAATTTTCACATTCAGGAACAGCATGTATTCCGCGGCATTGATAACGCCGACGACCTCCGTGGTCGCTCCGACGCACGGGAAACCTTGATCTCAGCCGGCTCCCATGCATGGACGCAGCTTTCCGCATAA
- a CDS encoding CheR family methyltransferase: protein MAPSTSSPLNLRQTPPISAEEFNELRRFIYDLAGIDIPERRKYLLENRLGPRLLDLGLRSYKEYALLLRHGPTKNEELKFFLSKITTNETSFFRDVKQLEVFEANVLKEVIREREQSEDKTMHIWSAGCSSGEEPYTLGIMLHEALRMSILGWKVRITANDLSPDMIAKAQDGLYGEHSLRTTSKDILNRYFTREPSGYRIHPKVKKLVSFSLINLNDKLALKRIPRSHIIFCRNVIIYFDDPMKQKVISGFYDNLLPGGYLVLGHSETIHKISRAFKPLIKPGGIVYRKDA from the coding sequence ATGGCTCCAAGCACATCAAGCCCCTTGAATCTGCGCCAAACGCCGCCCATCAGCGCCGAAGAGTTCAATGAACTGCGGCGGTTCATCTATGATCTTGCGGGCATAGATATTCCGGAACGCCGCAAGTATCTTCTGGAAAACCGCCTCGGCCCACGACTCCTTGATCTGGGGCTGCGCAGCTACAAGGAATATGCATTGCTTCTGCGGCACGGTCCGACGAAGAACGAGGAACTGAAATTTTTTCTGTCCAAGATTACTACCAATGAAACCAGTTTCTTTCGTGACGTCAAACAACTGGAAGTCTTTGAAGCCAACGTGCTCAAAGAGGTAATCCGGGAACGCGAACAATCCGAAGACAAAACCATGCACATCTGGTCCGCGGGCTGTTCCTCCGGCGAGGAGCCCTACACATTGGGCATCATGCTCCACGAGGCGTTGCGGATGTCCATTCTCGGTTGGAAGGTACGCATCACGGCCAACGATCTTTCCCCGGACATGATCGCCAAGGCGCAGGATGGGTTGTATGGAGAACATTCCTTGCGCACGACGTCCAAGGATATCCTGAACAGGTACTTCACCAGAGAACCGAGCGGATACCGCATCCACCCGAAAGTCAAAAAACTTGTTTCCTTCAGCCTGATCAACCTGAACGACAAGCTTGCCCTGAAGCGCATTCCGCGATCGCATATCATATTCTGTCGCAATGTAATTATCTATTTTGATGATCCGATGAAACAAAAAGTCATCTCCGGTTTTTACGACAATCTTCTGCCCGGAGGGTATCTGGTGCTTGGCCACTCGGAGACAATCCATAAGATCTCTCGTGCCTTTAAGCCCCTGATCAAGCCCGGGGGCATCGTGTACAGGAAGGATGCGTGA
- a CDS encoding ComF family protein: MARLVQEYFPALNKRCPVCGALKDEASSDPASTATLNVCAVCRSRLVQRITGYCPRCGKLYEVDAGPPMLCLDCRLSPPPWHNVYFYGPYNDLLKSLVLRFKFQAQLGLGRLLHDLLRLSLQAAEATSHDLIVPIPLHPRKLRDRGFNQSLELSRGISHDGFGNLRVNALSRIRNTPAQHTLPRAQRMQNLKGAFQADNALVHGRTVLLVDDILTTGATAHAAARTLLQAGAVSVDLLVLARA, encoded by the coding sequence ATGGCGCGGCTTGTCCAGGAATATTTTCCAGCGCTGAACAAAAGGTGTCCTGTCTGCGGAGCCCTGAAGGATGAAGCTTCTTCAGACCCGGCTTCAACGGCCACGCTCAATGTCTGCGCCGTCTGTCGGTCGAGGCTTGTTCAGCGAATTACCGGATACTGTCCGCGATGCGGGAAGCTGTACGAGGTTGATGCCGGGCCCCCGATGTTGTGCCTCGATTGCCGCCTTTCTCCGCCTCCCTGGCACAACGTCTATTTCTACGGTCCATACAATGATCTGCTGAAATCACTGGTCTTGCGGTTCAAGTTCCAGGCCCAGCTCGGACTGGGCCGGCTGTTGCACGATTTGCTGCGCCTTTCGCTCCAGGCCGCAGAGGCAACCTCCCACGATCTGATCGTACCGATTCCGCTCCATCCCCGGAAGCTTCGTGACCGCGGTTTCAACCAGAGCCTGGAACTGTCCAGGGGCATTAGCCATGATGGTTTCGGCAACTTGCGCGTCAACGCTTTGAGTCGGATTCGAAACACACCAGCCCAGCACACCTTGCCGCGAGCGCAGCGCATGCAGAACCTGAAGGGAGCATTCCAGGCCGACAACGCCCTCGTCCACGGCAGAACGGTTCTCCTGGTCGACGACATTCTGACCACAGGAGCCACGGCGCATGCCGCCGCCAGGACTTTGCTCCAGGCCGGAGCCGTGTCGGTGGACCTGCTTGTACTGGCCAGGGCCTGA
- a CDS encoding MBL fold metallo-hydrolase, with protein sequence MSAIQTFPLGPLQTNCYLLANQGQALVVDPGGAPDPVLRFASSNNLQIREILNTHLHFDHLYGNQALHLATKAPIRVPEKDVPLLASGLGSGNYMGLPKVDSYEYETISAGDTEFIGLQCRVLHTPGHSPGSLSYYFPDLNAVFVGDVLFAGSIGRTDFFGGDMETLLNAVRSQLFTLPQETIVYPGHGPATTVREEQLTNPYFED encoded by the coding sequence ATGTCGGCCATACAAACATTCCCGCTGGGTCCTCTGCAAACCAACTGCTACCTGCTTGCCAACCAGGGGCAGGCTCTTGTCGTTGACCCGGGCGGCGCTCCGGACCCCGTGCTTCGCTTTGCGTCATCCAACAATCTCCAGATCCGGGAGATCCTGAACACGCACCTGCACTTCGATCATCTTTACGGCAACCAGGCCCTGCATCTCGCCACCAAGGCCCCCATTCGCGTCCCCGAAAAAGACGTTCCCCTGCTGGCCAGCGGCCTGGGCAGCGGCAACTACATGGGTCTGCCCAAGGTGGATTCTTATGAATACGAGACCATCAGCGCCGGGGACACGGAGTTCATCGGCCTGCAATGCCGTGTTCTACACACGCCGGGTCACAGTCCGGGCAGCCTTTCCTACTACTTCCCGGACCTTAATGCCGTTTTCGTCGGGGACGTTCTGTTTGCCGGTTCCATCGGGAGGACCGACTTTTTCGGCGGCGACATGGAGACGTTGCTCAACGCTGTCCGCTCCCAGCTTTTTACCCTGCCTCAGGAAACCATCGTCTATCCCGGCCACGGCCCCGCGACCACCGTTCGGGAAGAACAGCTGACAAACCCATACTTTGAAGATTAG
- the rpmA gene encoding 50S ribosomal protein L27 — protein sequence MAHKKAGGSSRNGRDSAGQRRGVKRFGGQQVLAGNILVRQLGTKFHPGKNVGMGRDYTLFALTDGVVEFERYTRQRKVKTRINIVPADSPAN from the coding sequence ATGGCACATAAAAAAGCTGGAGGCAGCTCCAGAAACGGTCGCGACAGCGCTGGTCAGCGACGCGGCGTCAAGCGTTTCGGCGGACAGCAGGTCCTGGCCGGGAATATCCTGGTCCGTCAGCTGGGCACCAAATTCCATCCCGGCAAAAATGTCGGCATGGGCCGCGACTACACCTTGTTCGCCTTGACGGACGGCGTGGTTGAATTCGAGCGTTACACCCGGCAACGCAAAGTAAAGACCAGGATCAACATCGTTCCGGCGGATTCACCGGCAAATTAA
- a CDS encoding MlaD family protein has product MTSGAEIKVGVFVLIACAALAYMTLRVGTGVFLPGDTYEVDVLFENVSGLRTNSPVEIAGIDIGLVETITLDGHQARVTLQLRSHVRLHSDAVATIRTRGVLGDKFVEIQPGGEPFPMVEDGGRITRGATPADMDQMFTKVGDIADDIRVVSRSAANVFGGPQGEQDLRLAFESLRDAAMGLNAMVQANAESVDFIVRNFRDFSADLRDIAGTNKEGIDRIVANLETASGQLQTTLQQAGDVLARLETGEGPLAKMISDPEMGQDLQETMASLESISRKIDEGQGTLGKLINEDTTAQELDRALEGINRFLAKQDQFQTSVDFTSEYLARHGETRSALTLRLQPAEDKYYLLSVVDSPQGRREKKETLTERWVNGERTVIREIEDRYYQSKITFSAQLAKRWDNLVLRGGLIESTGGVGVDYYLWDDRLQLLFEAYDFNKDDNPHLKAGAKLYFLRNFYASLGMDDFARSDRRSFYAGLGFHFTDEDLKYLLTSVPVPNL; this is encoded by the coding sequence GTGACATCCGGAGCTGAAATCAAAGTTGGCGTTTTTGTCCTGATCGCATGCGCGGCCCTTGCCTACATGACGTTACGGGTCGGAACGGGAGTCTTTCTGCCGGGCGACACATACGAGGTGGATGTCCTTTTCGAGAACGTATCCGGATTGCGGACCAATTCTCCCGTGGAGATCGCGGGCATCGACATTGGCTTGGTGGAGACCATCACCCTGGACGGCCATCAGGCCAGGGTGACTCTGCAGTTGCGGTCGCATGTGCGGCTGCATTCCGACGCAGTGGCCACGATCCGCACCCGCGGCGTGCTTGGGGACAAGTTCGTGGAGATACAACCTGGCGGCGAGCCGTTTCCCATGGTCGAGGACGGGGGGCGCATTACCAGGGGGGCTACGCCGGCAGATATGGATCAGATGTTCACCAAGGTGGGCGACATAGCCGACGACATCCGCGTCGTTTCCCGCAGCGCCGCCAATGTTTTCGGCGGCCCCCAGGGCGAGCAGGATTTGCGTTTGGCCTTTGAAAGTCTTCGTGACGCGGCCATGGGACTAAATGCCATGGTGCAGGCCAATGCGGAAAGCGTTGACTTCATCGTGCGCAATTTCCGGGACTTTTCAGCTGATCTGCGGGATATCGCCGGGACGAACAAGGAAGGCATCGACCGCATCGTGGCCAACCTGGAGACAGCCTCCGGACAGCTGCAAACCACCCTGCAACAGGCGGGCGACGTGCTCGCTCGCCTCGAAACCGGGGAAGGCCCCCTGGCCAAAATGATCAGTGATCCGGAGATGGGCCAGGATCTGCAGGAGACGATGGCCTCCCTGGAAAGCATTTCCCGGAAGATTGATGAAGGTCAGGGCACCCTGGGCAAGCTGATCAACGAAGATACGACAGCCCAGGAATTGGACCGGGCTCTGGAGGGAATCAACAGGTTTCTGGCCAAGCAGGATCAGTTCCAAACCTCGGTGGATTTCACCAGCGAGTACCTGGCACGCCACGGCGAAACCAGATCCGCGCTGACCTTGCGGCTGCAACCGGCTGAGGACAAGTATTATTTGCTGTCCGTGGTGGACAGCCCCCAAGGCAGGAGAGAGAAGAAGGAAACCCTCACCGAACGCTGGGTAAACGGCGAAAGAACGGTGATCCGGGAAATTGAGGACAGATACTACCAAAGCAAGATCACCTTCTCCGCCCAGCTGGCCAAGCGCTGGGACAATCTGGTTCTGCGCGGAGGACTGATCGAAAGCACTGGTGGGGTCGGAGTGGACTATTATCTCTGGGACGATCGCCTGCAACTGCTCTTTGAAGCCTATGATTTTAACAAGGACGACAACCCGCACCTCAAGGCCGGCGCCAAGCTCTATTTCCTGCGCAATTTCTACGCCAGCCTGGGCATGGACGACTTCGCCCGCAGCGACCGGCGCTCCTTCTATGCCGGTCTGGGGTTTCACTTCACGGATGAAGACCTGAAATACCTGCTGACCAGCGTGCCCGTTCCAAATCTGTAA
- the rplU gene encoding 50S ribosomal protein L21: protein MRYAIVESGGKQYRMEEGVSLKVDRIHAEPGAEVLLDKVLLVGNESEAMAGQPYVSDAKVACEVLEHGRDKKIIVFRFWRRKDSRKKQGHRQEFTKIMVKSIQA from the coding sequence ATGAGATATGCAATCGTAGAGTCAGGCGGCAAACAATACCGCATGGAAGAGGGAGTGAGCCTCAAGGTGGACAGAATTCACGCCGAACCCGGCGCGGAGGTCCTTCTGGACAAGGTTCTGCTTGTTGGCAACGAGAGCGAGGCCATGGCCGGACAGCCCTATGTGTCCGACGCCAAGGTAGCTTGTGAAGTCCTGGAGCATGGACGAGACAAGAAAATCATCGTCTTTCGGTTCTGGCGGCGCAAGGACTCCAGGAAGAAGCAGGGACATCGTCAAGAATTCACAAAAATCATGGTCAAGTCCATCCAGGCATAA
- a CDS encoding nitroreductase family protein: protein MPHPEPTIFQALLQRRSVRKFTDQPVDTEHLRRILDAGRWAPSGLNNQPWRFLVIHKNDPRQESLAGLTKYAAIVRNAGALIALFLHKPAMYHEGKDHQAAGACIQNMLLAIHGLGLGGVWLGEIINQEEQVIQALDLNPDEYRIMAVIALGHPAHPGASSRRPLEELLLEAL, encoded by the coding sequence ATGCCTCATCCCGAACCGACCATTTTTCAAGCCCTGCTTCAACGCCGCAGTGTGCGCAAATTTACGGACCAGCCCGTGGACACGGAGCACTTAAGACGCATCCTGGATGCCGGACGCTGGGCGCCCAGCGGACTGAACAATCAACCGTGGCGTTTTCTGGTCATTCACAAGAACGATCCGCGACAGGAATCCCTGGCCGGTTTGACAAAATATGCCGCCATTGTCCGCAATGCCGGCGCGCTCATCGCCCTGTTCCTGCACAAGCCGGCAATGTATCATGAAGGCAAGGACCATCAGGCCGCCGGCGCCTGCATCCAGAACATGCTTCTGGCCATTCACGGCCTGGGCCTTGGCGGCGTCTGGCTTGGAGAAATCATCAATCAGGAAGAGCAAGTGATTCAGGCACTCGACCTGAATCCTGATGAGTACCGGATCATGGCGGTTATCGCCCTTGGCCATCCGGCCCATCCGGGTGCATCGTCCCGCCGCCCCCTGGAAGAACTTTTACTGGAGGCTTTATAG
- a CDS encoding MlaE family ABC transporter permease codes for MTQFVAAVGGLFISISRDSGRMVLLFLEALSWLFRPPWRWRLFFKQMEFIGVNSVFVVALTSLFTGMVLALQTYYAFRMFSAETLVGATVALSMARELGPVITALMVTGRAGSAIAAEIGTMRVTEQVDALSVMAINPVQYLVLPRIIAGVIMVPLLTALSVFIGVFGGYLVGVRLLGIHGGIFMNKIYEFVTLSDLYNGLIKAACFGLVLTLVGCYKGFYTSGGAEGVGRATTQAVVLASVLILTSDYVLTALMM; via the coding sequence ATGACCCAATTCGTCGCAGCCGTTGGCGGCTTGTTCATAAGCATTTCCCGGGACAGCGGGCGGATGGTGCTCTTGTTTCTGGAGGCCTTGTCTTGGCTGTTCCGGCCACCATGGCGCTGGCGTTTGTTTTTCAAGCAGATGGAATTCATCGGCGTGAATTCCGTGTTCGTGGTCGCCCTGACGTCCCTGTTCACCGGCATGGTCCTGGCTCTGCAGACGTATTACGCGTTTCGGATGTTTTCCGCGGAGACCTTGGTCGGCGCCACGGTCGCTCTGTCCATGGCCCGCGAACTCGGACCGGTGATCACGGCCCTGATGGTCACCGGAAGAGCCGGTTCGGCCATTGCCGCCGAGATCGGAACCATGCGCGTCACGGAACAGGTGGACGCACTTTCGGTGATGGCCATCAATCCTGTTCAATATCTTGTTTTGCCGCGGATTATTGCCGGAGTGATCATGGTTCCGTTGCTCACGGCACTATCCGTCTTCATCGGCGTTTTCGGCGGGTATCTGGTGGGAGTGCGGCTGCTGGGAATCCACGGCGGCATATTTATGAACAAGATATATGAATTCGTCACCTTGAGTGATTTGTACAACGGCTTGATCAAGGCGGCCTGCTTCGGTTTGGTCCTCACACTGGTGGGTTGCTACAAGGGCTTCTACACCAGTGGGGGTGCGGAGGGCGTTGGGCGGGCCACTACCCAGGCCGTGGTTCTCGCGTCCGTGCTGATTTTGACCAGCGACTACGTGCTCACCGCATTGATGATGTAG
- a CDS encoding ABC transporter ATP-binding protein, with product MPMEPIIEMRNVRKSFGREHVLRDLSLAIAKDSVSVIIGRSGGGKSVLLKHIIGLMQPDQGQVIIDGQDIARMSERQMAPVRRKFGMLFQESALFDSMNVEENVAFPLLEHTRKSRSEVMDIVAQKLTAVGLKEMGHKMSSELSGGMRKRVGLARALALEPKIVLFDEPTSGLDPVMAATINELIVRTQAEFHATCVVISHDIPAAMSTGHELFMLFEGRIIAQGTPDQIRQWDDPVVQQFIHGRAEGPISIV from the coding sequence ATGCCCATGGAACCGATTATCGAAATGCGCAATGTGCGGAAAAGTTTTGGACGCGAGCACGTGCTTCGTGATCTGAGTCTGGCCATAGCCAAGGACTCGGTGAGCGTGATCATCGGCCGCAGCGGCGGGGGCAAAAGCGTGCTGCTCAAGCACATCATCGGCTTGATGCAACCCGACCAGGGACAGGTGATCATCGACGGTCAGGACATTGCCCGGATGAGCGAACGCCAGATGGCGCCCGTCCGGCGCAAGTTCGGAATGCTGTTTCAGGAGTCGGCCTTGTTCGATTCGATGAACGTGGAGGAAAACGTCGCTTTTCCTCTGTTAGAGCACACCCGCAAGAGCCGGAGCGAGGTTATGGACATCGTGGCGCAAAAGCTGACCGCGGTGGGCCTGAAGGAAATGGGCCACAAGATGTCCTCGGAACTTTCCGGCGGGATGCGCAAACGGGTCGGTCTGGCTCGGGCCTTGGCCCTGGAACCGAAGATCGTGTTGTTCGACGAGCCGACATCGGGCCTCGATCCCGTCATGGCCGCCACCATCAACGAACTGATCGTGCGCACCCAGGCCGAGTTTCATGCCACCTGCGTGGTGATCAGTCATGATATTCCCGCGGCCATGAGTACCGGCCACGAACTGTTCATGCTGTTTGAAGGCAGGATCATCGCCCAAGGCACGCCGGATCAGATCAGGCAATGGGATGATCCCGTGGTCCAGCAGTTCATTCACGGACGAGCTGAAGGTCCGATCAGCATCGTTTAG
- a CDS encoding HD domain-containing protein: protein MLRKTPRSGYQFLGSGQENVAEHSFRTTVIAYVLASLTEGADLLRTMGMALFHDLHETRIGDFNYVNRIYNSRKTLLALEHALDGTGLDDVMQWWRELDATQSLESRLVHDADQLDLILNLKQEQDLGNPYAAKWLECALPRLHTDLARDLAAVIMHTDHTNWWFKRPDPSWWCKGHNPDSPEGME from the coding sequence ATGCTTCGCAAGACGCCGCGCTCAGGATATCAATTCCTCGGTTCCGGACAGGAGAACGTTGCCGAACACTCCTTCCGGACCACGGTCATTGCCTATGTTCTGGCTTCGCTGACCGAGGGGGCGGATCTTTTACGGACCATGGGCATGGCCTTGTTCCATGATCTGCACGAAACGCGCATCGGGGACTTCAATTATGTCAACAGGATCTACAACTCCCGAAAGACGCTGCTTGCCCTGGAGCATGCACTGGACGGGACTGGCCTGGACGACGTCATGCAGTGGTGGCGGGAGTTGGATGCGACGCAGAGTCTGGAGTCCCGGCTTGTCCACGATGCGGACCAGCTTGACCTGATATTGAATCTGAAGCAAGAGCAGGACCTGGGCAATCCCTATGCCGCAAAGTGGCTCGAATGCGCGCTTCCCCGCTTGCACACGGACCTGGCTCGCGACTTGGCCGCAGTAATCATGCACACGGACCATACGAACTGGTGGTTCAAAAGGCCGGATCCCTCTTGGTGGTGTAAAGGACATAATCCGGATTCTCCCGAGGGGATGGAGTGA